One stretch of Zonotrichia leucophrys gambelii isolate GWCS_2022_RI unplaced genomic scaffold, RI_Zleu_2.0 Scaffold_689_26726, whole genome shotgun sequence DNA includes these proteins:
- the LOC135441922 gene encoding serine/threonine-protein kinase PAK 1-like, which produces NIKAEPQAELLEVQSAIMAVKGRNKEDMEEFKRRISISRGAIITTSYFRGEELWLVLEYMDGGTLNDILRTTSLYEDETAAISRECLQRVYFLHSNNVIHRDVKSDNILLRTDGSVKLAGFGLSTQLSPEQSRRCSVVGTPWWLAPEVLTGQPYGPKVDIWSFGIVGIEMTDQEPPYWSERSGTATQLIATVGTPRLRQPKRFSPCLRDFLSCCLQTDEEQRWSARELLQHPFVTTAKPASILAPLINSVQKK; this is translated from the exons AACATCAAGGCAGAGccacaagcagagctgctcGAAGTTCAGAGTGCCATCATGGCAGTGAAGGGGAGGAACAAGGAAGACATGGAAGAATTCAAGAGGAGAATCTCCATCAGCAGAGGGGCGATCATCACAACCAG ctACTTTCGGGGTGAGGAACTCTGGCTGGTGCTGGAGTACATGGACGGCGGCACCCTGAATGACATCCTCAGAACGACCTCCCTGTATGAAGATGAGACAGCAGCCATCAGCCGGGAG TGCCTGCAACGAGTTTATTTTCTTCACTCAAACAATGTGATCCATCGAGATGTGAAAAGTGACAACATCCTTCTCAGAACCGACGGTTCTGTCAAGCTGG CTGGTTTTGGCCTCTCtactcagctcagccctgagcagagcagacgGTGCTCGGTAGTCGGGACTCCTTGGTGGCTGGCGCCTGAAGTGCTCACAGGTCAACCATATGGTCCCAAAGTGGACATATGGTCTTTTGGAATTGTGGGGATTGAAATGACAGATCAAGAACCTCCTTACTGGAGTGAAAGGTCTGGCACG gctacaCAACTGATAGCCACAGTAGGGACCCCACGGCTGCGGCAGCCCAAGCGATTCTCGCCTTGCCTGCGtgacttcctgagctgctgcctgcagacagaCGAGGAGCAGCGCTGGTctgccagggagctcctgcag CATCCATTTGTAACAACAGCCAAGCCAGCATCCATCCTGGCACCACTCATCAACTCAGTCCAGAAGAAGTAG